The Arachis hypogaea cultivar Tifrunner chromosome 16, arahy.Tifrunner.gnm2.J5K5, whole genome shotgun sequence genome contains a region encoding:
- the LOC140180074 gene encoding uncharacterized protein has product MSKLQKRRIAPQGQRGFRKNTQTQFQYAKGRGNLSKNSLDLTCVCCGRFHPFDSCKIGLAGCFICGLPGHITRDCTRGRNQNAGQSQHQGRVFAVNAKDASKADPLMRDSYDYRQVGFKLEGRDFVHNLICLPMVGLEMILEFDWLSKNRVLLDCFERIIRFMPDGENKAVVATGYYLNSVMVHYSGEECHGYILLAANALGDAQKLDQIPVVKDFPEVFPEDIPEFPPQRKIEFAIELVSGAGPVSIEPYRMAPTEL; this is encoded by the exons ATGTCAAAGCTTCAAAAGAGGAGGATAGCGCCTCAAGGTCAACGAGGTTTCAGGAAGAACACTCAGACTCAGTTTCAATATGCTAAAGGGAGAGGAAATCTGAGTAAGAATTCTCTGGATTTGACTTGTGTATGTTGTGGGCGTTTTCATCCTTTTGACTCATGCAAAATTGGTTTAGCTGGTTGTTTCATTTGTGGGTTGCCTGGCCACATTACGAGGGATTGCACTCGTGGGAGGAACCAGAATGCGGGCCAAAGTCAACATCAAGGTCGAGTCTTTGCTGTGAATGCCAAGGATGCTTCTAAGGCAGATCCGTTGATGAGAG ACAGTTATGACTATAGACAAGTAGGTTTCAAGCTCGAGGGTAGAGACTTTGTGCATAATTTGATTTGTTTACCAATGGTGGGGCTAGAGATGATTTTGGAGTTTGATTGGTTGTCGAAGAATCGGGTTTTGTTGGATTGTTTTGAACGGATAATTCGGTTTATGCCGGACGGAGAAAATAAAGCGGTGGTAGCTACGGGATATTACTTGAACTCTGTAATGGTGCACTATAGTGGGGAGGAGTGTCATGGTTATATTCTGTTGGCTGCTAATGCGTTGGGCGATGCCCAGAAATTAGATCAGATACCGGTGGTTAAAGATTTTCCAGAAGTGTTCCCGGAAGATATCCCTGAGTTCCCACCTCAAAGGAAAATTGAGTTTGCGATTGAATTGGTGTCGGGAGCCGGACCAGTGTCGATTGAGCCTTATAGAATGGCTCCGACAGAGCTGTGA
- the LOC140180075 gene encoding serine/threonine-protein phosphatase 7 long form homolog, producing MPFGECTITLQDVAYQLGLPIDGEAVSGCLTNFENLMENGRPAWQWFRELFGELPPHDKIKQMTVHYTWFHERFRVLLADASEETVRIYTRAYILMLLSSQLFADKNANRVHFRWLPYLTSMDNLERYSWGSAALAWWAIYLLTNDAGDQRVVSARLCLDRLLDRDEPYSAPDVATIVHPEILVEEHCRLWMEVTSLIYFAVIEWHQMDRVIPQFGGVQHLPQLALNIDCLHAKDGRGGDRWFPRYYQEWYLHWDNRMDSVIPVDRVADPGPSAE from the exons ATGCCGTTTGGGGAGTGCACTATCACTTTGCAAGATGTGGCATATCAGCTGGGTTTGCCCATCGATGGGGAGGCCGTTAGTGGATGCCTGACTAACTTTGAGAATCTGATGGAGAATGGAAGACCCGCATGGCAGTGGTTTCGGGAGTTGTTTGGTGAGTTACCTCCGCACGACAAAATCAAGCAGATGACGGTTCACTACACatggttccatgagaggtttCGGGTTCTCCTAGCAGATGCGAGTGAAGAGACCGTGCGTATATACACGCGTGCTTATATTCTGATGTTGTTGTCGTCTCAGCTGTTTGCGGACAAGAACGCAAACCGGGTTCACTTTCGCTGGTTGCCTTATTTGACATCGATGGACAACTTGGAAAGATATAGCTGGGGCTCAGCTGCACTAGCCTG GTGGGCAATCTATCTGCTGACAAACGATGCAGGGGATCAAAGAGTGGTGTCTGCACGCCTTTGTTTGGATAGATTGCTTGATCGCGAT GAGCCTTATTCTGCTCCCGATGTTGCTACTATTGTTCATCCGGAGATACTTGTTGAGGAGCACTGTAGGCTATGGATGGAGGTCACTAGTCTGATATATTTTGCTGtgatagagtggcatcagatgGATAGAGTGATACCACAGTTCGGCGGGGTTCAGCATCTCCCCCAGTTGGCTCTGAACATAGATTGTCTCCATGCAAAGGATGGAAGGGGTGGAGATCGATGGTTCCCCAGATATTATCAGGAATGGTATTTGCATTGGGACAACAGGATGGATTCAGTCATCCCGGTCGATAGAGTAGCTGATCCGGGTCCATCGGCGGAGTAA